One genomic window of Bacillota bacterium includes the following:
- a CDS encoding YjjI family glycine radical enzyme, with the protein MSNVLTIIGDPLLTYGQKLVALARVAENSVDVLTISQAAQELRQAGVICDLGEGNAPYRPRYTVPDYDLFMRQGSIFLELSPPESLEDAIHNLLILYKQVPSITTFPVYLGNIDILLNPFVEEDEVSYRAIKRFLLHIDRTLTDSFCHANLGPQETVAGRMILRVQRELQAAVPNLTLKYDDSTSQEMALDAVQTALLTAKPSFANNAIFRHDFGGDYAIASCYNGLAIGGGSYTLVRLNLSRLAKLAQDYKMFKDTLLPFAVRHMLSYMDERVRFLVEESSFFASNFLVTEGLLRRDKFTAMFGVVGLAECINALRGNPAGLGDRFGHNAEATALGVEVVAEIERLVGEHTNPYLEATHGKYLLHAQVGIDTDFDCSPGCRIPIGEEPTLYAHIMQSAPFHKFFPSGIGDVFSFDATVKSNPEFVLDIVRGAMKNGLRYFSAYSSDSDVVRITGYLVKKSEMEALARGKQVRNSAVTLGKGAAENQGVLHRKLRAQEE; encoded by the coding sequence ATGAGTAATGTCTTAACTATCATCGGAGACCCCCTGCTCACTTACGGACAAAAGTTAGTAGCCTTGGCTCGGGTGGCCGAAAACAGTGTTGACGTGCTAACGATTTCTCAGGCGGCGCAGGAGCTACGTCAAGCGGGGGTAATTTGTGACTTAGGTGAGGGGAATGCGCCCTACCGCCCGCGCTACACCGTGCCCGATTACGACCTATTTATGCGGCAGGGGAGTATATTCTTGGAGTTGTCCCCTCCAGAGAGTCTTGAGGACGCAATCCATAACTTGCTTATTCTCTACAAGCAGGTGCCGTCTATTACCACTTTTCCGGTCTACTTGGGCAATATAGACATTCTCCTTAATCCCTTTGTAGAAGAGGATGAAGTGTCCTACAGAGCGATTAAGCGATTTTTACTCCACATCGATCGTACTCTGACAGATTCTTTTTGCCACGCTAACTTGGGGCCACAAGAGACTGTAGCGGGTCGGATGATACTCAGGGTACAGCGCGAGCTGCAAGCGGCAGTGCCTAACCTTACTCTCAAGTACGATGACAGCACTAGCCAAGAAATGGCTCTCGATGCTGTGCAAACCGCCCTGCTAACTGCCAAGCCTAGTTTCGCTAACAATGCCATCTTTCGTCACGACTTTGGTGGCGACTATGCCATCGCGTCTTGCTACAATGGCTTAGCCATAGGTGGCGGAAGTTACACCTTGGTGCGGCTTAATCTTAGCCGGCTGGCTAAGCTAGCGCAGGACTACAAAATGTTTAAAGACACATTACTGCCCTTTGCCGTTCGTCACATGCTCTCCTACATGGATGAGAGGGTGCGCTTCTTAGTGGAGGAGTCATCGTTCTTCGCTAGCAACTTCCTTGTTACAGAAGGGCTTCTTCGCCGTGACAAATTTACCGCGATGTTTGGCGTAGTAGGACTAGCGGAGTGCATCAACGCACTGCGCGGCAATCCAGCAGGCCTAGGCGATAGATTTGGTCATAACGCAGAGGCCACCGCCCTTGGTGTAGAGGTAGTAGCCGAGATTGAGCGGCTTGTGGGCGAGCATACTAACCCGTATCTAGAAGCCACACATGGCAAGTACCTACTCCATGCGCAGGTGGGCATAGACACGGATTTCGACTGTTCCCCAGGTTGCCGCATCCCTATCGGCGAGGAGCCGACTTTATACGCGCATATCATGCAGTCAGCGCCCTTCCATAAGTTCTTTCCCTCCGGCATCGGCGATGTCTTTAGTTTCGACGCCACTGTAAAAAGCAACCCTGAGTTCGTCCTTGACATAGTGCGAGGGGCCATGAAGAACGGCCTGCGGTACTTCTCGGCATATTCCTCCGATTCAGACGTGGTACGTATAACGGGTTACCTAGTCAAAAAATCGGAGATGGAGGCGCTAGCTCGCGGGAAGCAGGTGCGAAATAGTGCCGTAACGCTCGGCAAGGGGGCCGCCGAAAACCAAGGAGTACTGCACCGCAAGCTACGAGCGCAGGAGGAATAA
- the nth gene encoding endonuclease III → MVVTPKSSEILRLLRELYPHARCELNFSSPFELLIATILSAQCTDQRVNLITARLFAKYQHPLDYVHVALEELEGDIRSSGLYRSKARNIAACCRDLCAKYNCQVPATLLELNALPGVGRKTANVVAATAFNVPALAVDTHVFRVARRLGLAFGRTPEKVEQELCAKFPPEDWISLHHLLIWHGRRTCHARKPQCHLCRLSDWCDYQQ, encoded by the coding sequence ATGGTAGTGACCCCTAAAAGCTCTGAAATACTGCGACTACTGAGGGAGCTCTACCCGCATGCGAGGTGCGAGCTCAACTTCAGTAGTCCTTTTGAACTTCTCATCGCCACCATTTTATCGGCGCAGTGCACTGACCAGCGCGTCAATCTCATTACCGCCCGCCTTTTTGCCAAGTATCAGCACCCTCTAGACTATGTCCACGTTGCCTTAGAGGAGTTAGAAGGTGACATTCGCTCCTCTGGACTTTACCGCAGTAAAGCACGGAACATTGCCGCCTGTTGCCGTGATCTATGTGCGAAGTATAATTGCCAAGTACCCGCGACACTTTTAGAATTAAATGCCTTGCCGGGGGTGGGGCGCAAAACAGCCAATGTTGTTGCCGCTACCGCCTTTAATGTCCCGGCACTCGCCGTCGACACACATGTTTTTCGCGTGGCTCGCCGCCTAGGGCTAGCTTTCGGCAGAACGCCCGAGAAAGTAGAACAGGAACTATGTGCTAAGTTTCCACCCGAGGACTGGATCTCTCTGCATCACTTGCTCATTTGGCATGGACGCCGCACCTGCCACGCGAGAAAGCCGCAATGCCACCTCTGCCGACTCAGCGACTGGTGCGACTATCAACAATAA
- a CDS encoding undecaprenyl/decaprenyl-phosphate alpha-N-acetylglucosaminyl 1-phosphate transferase yields MLYVLALCGAFAVVTAMMPRLYGFSVKHGIVDQPSARKVHEIPMPFVGAALWMGLSLLIWALPIDRGFALGLSLGGTIAFAVGFVDDLVKSRGGDMPAAPKFLGQVLAATALYWAGVQVEFLSNPFSGGLIFLAPGLSWLVTVVWVVAVTNIINFMDGLDGLACGIVNIAALTMGIIAYFMGQPTTLLVSLVLVGGTLAFLRYNFNPAKVFLGDGGAYFLGFVLAAVSVEGAFKSATLVGLLVPLLVLGLPIFDTVYNIVRRLLSGKPIYVADRGHTHHRLLQAGLSQKQTVLVMYLVSICFSLTALVVMFASRW; encoded by the coding sequence TTGTTGTATGTGTTAGCTCTTTGCGGAGCTTTTGCCGTAGTGACAGCCATGATGCCTCGGCTTTATGGTTTTTCTGTTAAACACGGCATTGTAGATCAACCCTCTGCCCGCAAAGTTCATGAGATCCCTATGCCTTTTGTGGGGGCAGCTTTGTGGATGGGCCTTTCGCTTTTGATATGGGCTCTCCCTATCGATAGAGGCTTCGCGCTAGGATTGTCGCTCGGCGGTACCATAGCCTTCGCCGTGGGCTTTGTCGACGACCTAGTCAAGAGCAGGGGCGGCGATATGCCCGCTGCACCAAAATTTTTGGGACAAGTTTTAGCAGCTACCGCGCTTTACTGGGCCGGTGTGCAAGTTGAGTTTCTCTCTAATCCCTTCTCGGGCGGTCTTATCTTCTTAGCTCCAGGACTGAGCTGGCTAGTGACGGTGGTCTGGGTGGTCGCTGTCACCAACATCATTAACTTCATGGATGGCCTGGATGGCTTAGCCTGCGGTATAGTGAACATCGCCGCTTTGACCATGGGCATTATTGCGTACTTTATGGGGCAGCCCACAACACTCCTAGTTTCCTTGGTGCTGGTAGGTGGAACACTAGCTTTTCTACGCTACAACTTTAATCCCGCCAAAGTGTTTCTCGGTGATGGCGGGGCCTACTTCCTCGGTTTCGTCTTAGCTGCCGTTTCAGTTGAAGGAGCCTTTAAGTCGGCGACTCTAGTAGGCCTCTTGGTCCCCTTACTGGTCCTGGGGCTACCCATTTTTGACACAGTGTACAATATTGTGCGCCGTTTGCTAAGTGGGAAACCCATCTATGTGGCCGACCGCGGGCATACGCATCACCGCCTGCTGCAGGCAGGGCTCAGCCAGAAACAGACTGTCCTCGTCATGTACTTGGTCAGCATTTGTTTTTCACTTACGGCACTCGTCGTCATGTTCGCCAGCAGATGGTAG